ACGACGTCAGCGTGGTGACCAACGTCAGCGCGGACCACCTCGGCTCCAACGGCATCGACACCCTGGATCAACTCGCTGAGGTCAAGGCGATCATCACCCGTGTCACCAGGCCGAACGGCTGGGTCGTGCTGAACGGTGAGGATCCCCGGGTGTGGGCGATGCACTCCACCGCCAGTGGCCGGCCGTGGTGTTTCGCGCTGTCACCGGATGCCCCGGCACTGCGGGAGGCGCTGGGTGCAGGCGGTCGCGGAATCACCGTGCTGGACGGCTATCTCACCGTCTTGACGTCCGGTGACTCGCCGCAGTGCCTGCTACCCGTGCTCGATGTGCCGGTGACGCTGAGCGGGCTGTCCGAACACAACATCGCCAATGCTCTCGCTGCGGCGGCGGCCGCGCTGGCCATCGGTCTGCCGGTGGAAGCCGTTGTGCAGGGACTACGCACCTTCCGGCCCGATGTGGAACACAACGCGGGCCGGATGAACATCTACACGGTGCCTCTCGCGGTGGGCGAAGCCAGCGTCATTATCGACATGGCTCACAACGAGGCCGGTCTGGAGGCACTGCTGAGGGTGGCGCGGGGATTGACACCGCCAGGTTCCCGCGTGCTGCTGGGCCTGGGTACCGGGGGTGACCGCACCGACGAGATACTGGTCAATCTCGGCGAGATGGCGGGGCTGGCCGCTGATCGCGTACACATCCAACACAAAGAGCACTACCTGCGCGGACGCACCATGCAGGATTTGGAGGAACGGTTCCGGGAGGGTCTGGGGCGCGTCGGGGTGAGTGCGCTCAGTTCCTCAGAGACCGAATTGGATGGCCTACGCGCCCTGCTCGAGGACGCCCGCGACGGTGACGTACTGGCCGAGATGGTGCACGCGGACCGAGCCCAACTGCATCGGTGGTTGCTCGAGCACGGCGGGCGGATCGACGATGCTGCAGCGATCCGGCGTAAGGCAGCAGTGGCGATCGGACAACACGAGGCGCAGGACCGCATCGACGCGCTCTGGGAGCTGAGTGATGACAATCGTCGGATCGCGGACGCCGAGGCACTGAGACGGCAGTATCCGCACGACGCCCGGGTGATCTACGAACTGGCCGGCGCCTACGACACCGCAGGTGAGGAGTTGGCGGCGCTCACCCGCTACGACGAAGCGCTCGACGGGCGGCTACGCGAACCCTTCCGGCACCGGGCGATGATTCAGAAGGGTTCCACGCTGCGGCATCTGAGACGATTCGAGGAATCGCTCGCCGTGTTCGACGAGTTGCTCGCGGACTGGCCCGATTCTCCTGCGGTCGTGGCGTTTCGGGCCTTTACCCTGCATGACATGGGCCGCGACGCAGACGCTCTGCGCGAGGCGCTGGCGTTGCTGATCGAGTCCGCAGCGGATCCGGACGTGCACCGGTACGCGGGCGCGCTCAGGCGCTTCACCGCCGCCATCGAAAGGTAGGAAAACCGCCGAGGGGTGCAGGTACATTTCCACCCTTCGACGGCATCTCCACCTCTCGATGGAAGCAGGGGTCAGGGTGCCTGCGGTTCGATGGCCTCGCGACGCTCGGCTTCCTGTTCGGCGTAGGTGCTCTGCGCATCGTCGGCCAACTGCTGCGGGTCCAGATCCGGATCCCCGGGCTGCGACTCATCCGTACGGGAACCGGGGTTGGCCTGGTGGGTGAAGTCTTCCAGTTCTGCGAGCACTGCGGCATGCTGGTCGACGCAGAGCATCACCAGGTCGCCGGCGTTGGCCAACAGCACCGCGTGACGCACCGCCTGCGATTCGTTCGTGACGGTGGTGACCTGTCGACAGCGAGCACCCTGGTCCATGGCCCGTCGTGCGCCGCGGACCACCAGTTCGGCTGCTTCACCCGGAGCCCGCCGTCGGAGGTTCTCATCCTCACGCACCACCATGACGTCGAAGTGCTGAGCAGCGATCTCGCCCAATGCCTCGATGTCCTCGTTGCGTCGGTCACCGGCTGCACCGATCATCCCGATGCGGGAGATGCGGTGATCCAGCGCCTTCTGCCGTTGCTCGACGTACCCGTCGACGAATTCGCCCAGTTTCTCCATCCCGGGCGGGTTGTGGCAGTAGTCGACGAACACCTCGGCGCTGTTGACCTCCAGCCGGTTCAACCGTCCGGGGGACAGATAGTAGGACGTGGTGTAGGTCCGCAAACCCTGGCGGATGTCGTGCAGCGGAGCACCGGCGGCGAAGGCGGCGCCGGCGGCTGCGAGCGCATTGGCGACGTTCATCCGGGCAGTGCCCCCGAAGGTGGAGGGCAGCAGGTGGGTCCAGGCCAGCGGCATCCGGCGCCGCCCCTGACGCAGCACGATCATCTCGCCGCGTTCGCTCTGCTCCAACAGCACAGCGCGGGCGC
This portion of the Dermatophilaceae bacterium Sec6.4 genome encodes:
- a CDS encoding tetratricopeptide repeat protein, which codes for MPTVTTRPDASVTHIRVLQGPNLYFTKPAVMLTLEVPGYLGAEHEVLAALAVRLGVRRGDPGLADTETRQRFVLRLLERCVRAVGAGVGTARLGVRARPGGELSHAVVAVVVRNRGRAEALGDVFGPLLTRLLDGEDVEQAVAHAAGVVRSAATGEPLRPLRPKIPTICVTGTNGKTTTTRLLAHLAMTAGRRTGWSSTDGVLIDGELMEGGDYSGPAGARTVLSDKSVQVAVLETARGGMLLKGLGTAYNDVSVVTNVSADHLGSNGIDTLDQLAEVKAIITRVTRPNGWVVLNGEDPRVWAMHSTASGRPWCFALSPDAPALREALGAGGRGITVLDGYLTVLTSGDSPQCLLPVLDVPVTLSGLSEHNIANALAAAAAALAIGLPVEAVVQGLRTFRPDVEHNAGRMNIYTVPLAVGEASVIIDMAHNEAGLEALLRVARGLTPPGSRVLLGLGTGGDRTDEILVNLGEMAGLAADRVHIQHKEHYLRGRTMQDLEERFREGLGRVGVSALSSSETELDGLRALLEDARDGDVLAEMVHADRAQLHRWLLEHGGRIDDAAAIRRKAAVAIGQHEAQDRIDALWELSDDNRRIADAEALRRQYPHDARVIYELAGAYDTAGEELAALTRYDEALDGRLREPFRHRAMIQKGSTLRHLRRFEESLAVFDELLADWPDSPAVVAFRAFTLHDMGRDADALREALALLIESAADPDVHRYAGALRRFTAAIER